In the Alistipes provencensis genome, TCGGCCTTGTCTATCTCCTTTTCGGTCGATGCTTTGAATTGCGCATAGCTGACATCCCGACCGTATCGGGATTCGGAAAAGATATGCGTTATCTCTTTGTATCGGGTATCTCTGATGCGTCCTGCAATCTGCCGTATCGTGGTCGCAACATCCAGCATCGAGTGTGTGACCGTTCCGTCGCTCACAATGTAGGTGCGTCCTGTCTTGTCGAAAATATCGCACCCCTCAAAGGCCGTCGAGGTGTAGAAATTGATTTTGCAGGGTTCGCCGCTGGGTGTACTTATCGGGAAACCGTCTATCTTCTCTTTATTGCGGTCGTAACTCTCGCCGCTTTGCGAACAGACTATCTTTACTTGGTCGGGGGTCAGTTTCGCATGACGGATCACCTTGCCGATAAATGTCACGCTGTTCACGAAAAAGTGCAGGTTGAAACCGATTTGTTGCGCAATGGCATTTCGGCATAAGGCCGTAACAGTCGCTAACGGGCTTGTCGCTTCCCACAACCTTACCTGTATCGGCTCGGCGTTCGGTCAGATGATTTTCGTTTGCGGCATGGTCTGTAACTCGTCCAATAGAAACTCATGTTCGATAGGCGTTGCCGAAAGATAGGTCTTGCTTGCGAAACGGGGTGCTTGTTCCAATAGTCCAGCAATCGCGGAATGGCGGAATGAATAATCGAATAACAAGCGGTGGTATTCATCCACCAATAGAAATGCCTTGCTGTAAATCTCTGCACCCGCGACATCCGCGATACGGGGGATTGCATCATAGGTGGCCATAATCTTCCAGCGGTCGTGGGCTTTCAGATAGTCGGCAATCTCTTGATTCGTAACACCCCCGTAAACGCCTAAAAGGTCGGGGTGTTCCTGCATCTTGTTCTTGATAAGATTGACCGTCGGCGCAGCAATCAAAGTTGAACGGTCGTTTGTAATGGCAAGACTCGTTGCGCCGCATCCCGTTATGCCTTTATCTAAAATGCAGTTTTCGGGTAAGTGTTGCCCGATTTCGGGAATCTCTTCGATTCATCGGGCCGTCATAGGGGCTGTAATAATTCTTGGTTCCATAGATTTATAAATTATAGGATAGGATTTCACCGCATTTTTTCTGTGTGTGAAATATCTTTTATATAAGGGAATTTCATTTCCTGCACAAAAAATATGCGAATATAAGCCAAAGACAAGGACAGCATTATCTACTGTCCTTATCTGCCTTGTAAACTTATTTTCTATGGAAGCAAAAAGAATTTCCCTATCTCGGATTTGCTATTACAAATATACTGAAAATCCTTCATATTTACAAGTTTGTCGGCCGCTTTGTGAGGGATATTTTAGGTTCTTTCTATGAAAAATCTCCCTCATTCATAACCCCTTACAGAATCGCATACAGCATACCTCAGATAGCCTTTGCCGCATTTGTGATTGTGGTTTTGTTCTGAATACCCTTAAATGTATTGTAATTTTGTACTAAAAACCCGATAAAACATTGTTTCAAAAGATAATTAGAACAATTATGCAGGATATTTTGTTCTATTAGTTCGATAATGTATATAAATCTCAATAAGTAAAAAGGACAAACATTGTCAAGGGGTATGAATTATAGACCCCTTGTCAATGTCTGTCCTTGTCTTTTATGAACTGTTGATGCTGGTTGAGTAGAGAGTGAGGACAGACATTGTAAAAGGGTTTATCTTTTAGACCCTTTTACAAAGTTTGTCCTTGCTCCTCTCTACAATAAATGCTGCATAGCCGCATCTATCTGCGAGTTCTCAAAGCTATCGAGGTAGATTTGAGTGGTGGATAGGTCGGAATGTCCCAATGATTCGGAAATGAGGGCTACGCTTACGCCTGACCTTTTCAAGACCGTAGCGAACGTATGCCGAGCGACATAGGTAGTCAGATGTTCGATGCCGACCCGCTGTCCAATTTTACGCAACCAGCGATTCGTGTTCGTCAGCACCTTGTGCGTTCGGTCATATCTCTGCTGCTCCGTTCTATGCACACGGCGGTCGAGTATCGGGAAAATGTAATCTTCATCCGTCTGCCCTTGTCGCTGGTATTTGGCAATGATATTCCGCATTTCTTCCGTCAGCAGGAAATTAATCGGCTTGCCCGTTTTCTTGCGAACGTATTGCACCCGTCCGTCCCGTATGTTGCCGTATTTCAGCAGGGCGATGTCCGCAAAGTTAATCCCCGCTCCGAAATAGCTGAACACGAAAATATCCCGTGCCAATCGTTCGGATGGATAGCCTTGCGACAAATCGAGTGCAATAACCTTGCGCACGTCCTCTTTCGTGATGGCCCGTTTCTTCGTTCGCGTATCGAATTTGCTGACTTTATAAGCATCGAACGGGTAATAGTCCCGTTTCACCAACTGCAATTCTATCGCCTTGTTGAACACGCTACGCAACGTGCGAAAGAGTTGGCTGATGGTCGTATCACCGCAACCACTCGTCCGTAACCAGTTCTCGTAACGGCGCAACCACACGGCATCAATATCGCTGAACGGAATTTGCAACCGCTGCCCCGTGAATTTCAGCAACGATGTACGGGAGTATTTGTAAACACCTGCATTGCCGAGTTTTCCGCCGCGTTTCATGTCGTCAATCAGTTTATCGTACAATTCGACCACCGTCGCGCAACGGACTTGGTTATGAAAATGAGACACGAGCGTTTCCACCGTGTATTCACGTTGCTGGGAGGTCATTTCGACAATCAAATCGTTGTATTCCGCCGTTTTTGCGGCTATCAGCCGTTCAATTTGCTCCTTATTGGGACAATTTCGTTTAGGCTTGCCTTTCTCGAAATCCCAAAACTTTTCGTGCAGGGAAAGGCCGAGCGAAACGTATTTGCGTTTGCGGTCTTTCGTAACTCGGAGCATTAAAGGAAGCGTTCCGTCTTTGAGAGGTTTGTACTTGTAACAAATGACCTCGATGTTTGCTTTCATGCGTCATTTTGGTTGACACATTGGTTAACACAAACGGGCAAAAAACGTGTAAACCGACCACGGAGGCACACAAAAGAAAAACGACCTACATTGCTGTAAGTCGTTGATTTTCAGTTGTGGGAGCTGAGGGATTCGAACCCCCGACCCTCTGCTTGTAAGGCAGACGCTCTGAACCAACTGAGCTAAGCTCCCCTAAAAATGGCTTGGGACTGCAAAGGCAACCTTCCGATTACCCATTCCGGACCATCCTTTTACGGACAACCCCTTGCAGGCGTTTTCTTGAAAGAACCTTTACGCAACCCTCGCGCATCTGCGCCTGAACAAGGACTTGAACCTAGGACCCCATGATTAACAGTCATGTGCTCTAACCAACTGAGCTATTCAGGCATTCGAAACGAATTGTCTCATCGTTTCGGAGTGCAAATATAGGTCAAAAATTCATTCCTGCAAAATTATTGCACGAAATTTTCGCAAAAAAAGTATCTTTGCATGTTCCCCAACAAACGAACCGATGTCAGCAAAACGAATCATACTCCTCATTATCGCGGCGTTCGCCGCTTTTTCCGCCTCCGCTCAGGCACGTCTGGTCTTCGAACCCGACACATGGGATTTCGGCACCATCCGCGAGAGCGACGGCCGCGTCAGCCATACCTTCACGGGCGTCAACCGCGGCGACAAGCCGCTGGTGATCCTCGACGTAGTGACCTCCTGCGGCTGCACGGTGCCCGAATTCTCGCGCCAGCCCATCACTCCGGGCGGCAAGACGCAGGTCACCGTCACATATGATCCCATGAACCGCCCCGGCACCTTCACCAAGGAGCTGTGGGTCTACTCCAACGAGCGGAAGAAGGTCGCCTCGATCACCGTGCAGGGCAACGTCACGCCGCGCGAAAAGAGCCTCGAGGAGCTCTACCCGGTCGATGCCGGCGGGGGCCTGCGGCTGGCCACGACGCTCAGCGCCTTCTCCTATATATATCAGGGCCGGCAGGTGCAGGGGTCGATCGGCTATGCCAACGCCTCGGACCGCACCGTCCGGCTCTCGCTGCGTCCGCAGGGCGAGAGCGGCCTGCTCCGGGTAGACGCCCCGCAGCGCATCGCGCCGGGCCAGCGGGGCGAGATCAACCTCTCCTACCTCATCCCGGCCGACAAGCCCCGCTACGGCACCCTGCGCGATGCGCTGGAAGTCGCGGTCGACGGCCGCAGCAACGGTACGACGATCGTGGCGCACGGTATCGGCGTCGATGCGCGGCCTGCCGACGCGACACAAAAGGCCCCGAGGGCCGAATTTTCGGAAAATATCCTTAAATTTGGCCCGGTGAAGCAGACGGGACCGCGGCAGAAGCTGTCGTTCACGCTTTCGAACACGGGCGACGCGCCGCTGATCGTCCGGGCCGTGGAGGGCGAAGGACACGTCGCCACGACACTCTCGCCGGGCCGGACGGTGGCCCCGGGAGATTCGTTCCGGGCCGAGGTGCTGCTCGACCCCGCGACGCAGGATTTCGGCGTGCTGACCGAACACCTCGTGGTGGTGACCAACGACCCCGTGCGGCCGATGCGGCGCCTGCGGATCACGGCGATCATTGAAGACTGACACACAAACGCTTAATACGACATAATGTACCCCATTCTTGAAAAACGAAGCCTCGCGGAAGGCATCTGGCTGATGAAGGTCCTCGCACCGCGCGTAGCGCGTTCGGCGCAGCCCGGACAGTTCGTCATCGTGCGCGTCGACGAACACGGCGAGCGCATTCCGCTCACGATCTCCGATTTCGACGCCGCGGAGGGCAGCGTGACGATCGTCACGCAGGCCATCGGCGCCTCGACGCGCAAGATATGCGCACTCGAACAGGGCGACGCCCTCACCGACTTCGCAGGGCCGCTGGGCCACCCCTCGGAGTTCGTCAAAATCCCCGTCGAGGAACTTCGCAAACGGCACTACCTCTTCGTGGCGGGCGGAGTGGGCACGGCCCCGGTCTATCCGCAGGTCAAATGGCTCCGGGAACACGGAGTCTGCGCCGACGTCATCATCGGCGCCAAGACGCGCGACATGCTGATTTATACCGATGCCATGCGGGCCGTCGCCGAGAACCTCTACATCGCCACCGACGACGGTTCGGAGGGCTTCAAGGGGCTGGTGACGCAGGTCGTCGAAGAGCTCGTCGAAAAGCAGGGTCGGCATTACGACGAATGCGTGGCCATCGGACCGATGATCATGATGAAGTTCGTGGCCCTCACCACGAAGAAATACGGTCTGAAGACCACCGTGTCGCTCAACGCGCTGATGGTCGACGGCACGGGCATGTGCGGCGCCTGCCGCGTGACGGTCGGCGGACGGACGCGCTTCACATGCGTCGACGGCCCGGAGTTCGACGCCCACGAAGTCGATTTCGACGAGGCGATGCGCCGTCAGGGTATGTACCGCACCCAAGAGCAACGCGCCGCGGCCATCGAGGCCGAGCGCAAGGCGGGACACGAATGTAGGATCGGATTAGACAAGTAAACCATGGCAAACAAGATACCCCGCGTGCCGGTGCGCGAACAGGACCCGGCCATCCGTGCGACCAACTTCGAGGAGGTCTGCTACGGCTACAACCCCGAAGAGGCCGCGCTCGAAGCCTCGCGCTGCCTGCGCTGCAAGAATCCCCGCTGTGTCGGGGCGTGCCCGGTGGGAATCCGCATCCCCGACTTCATC is a window encoding:
- a CDS encoding site-specific integrase; this translates as MKANIEVICYKYKPLKDGTLPLMLRVTKDRKRKYVSLGLSLHEKFWDFEKGKPKRNCPNKEQIERLIAAKTAEYNDLIVEMTSQQREYTVETLVSHFHNQVRCATVVELYDKLIDDMKRGGKLGNAGVYKYSRTSLLKFTGQRLQIPFSDIDAVWLRRYENWLRTSGCGDTTISQLFRTLRSVFNKAIELQLVKRDYYPFDAYKVSKFDTRTKKRAITKEDVRKVIALDLSQGYPSERLARDIFVFSYFGAGINFADIALLKYGNIRDGRVQYVRKKTGKPINFLLTEEMRNIIAKYQRQGQTDEDYIFPILDRRVHRTEQQRYDRTHKVLTNTNRWLRKIGQRVGIEHLTTYVARHTFATVLKRSGVSVALISESLGHSDLSTTQIYLDSFENSQIDAAMQHLL
- a CDS encoding sulfide/dihydroorotate dehydrogenase-like FAD/NAD-binding protein: MYPILEKRSLAEGIWLMKVLAPRVARSAQPGQFVIVRVDEHGERIPLTISDFDAAEGSVTIVTQAIGASTRKICALEQGDALTDFAGPLGHPSEFVKIPVEELRKRHYLFVAGGVGTAPVYPQVKWLREHGVCADVIIGAKTRDMLIYTDAMRAVAENLYIATDDGSEGFKGLVTQVVEELVEKQGRHYDECVAIGPMIMMKFVALTTKKYGLKTTVSLNALMVDGTGMCGACRVTVGGRTRFTCVDGPEFDAHEVDFDEAMRRQGMYRTQEQRAAAIEAERKAGHECRIGLDK
- a CDS encoding DEAD/DEAH box helicase family protein; this translates as MIAAPTVNLIKNKMQEHPDLLGVYGGVTNQEIADYLKAHDRWKIMATYDAIPRIADVAGAEIYSKAFLLVDEYHRLLFDYSFRHSAIAGLLEQAPRFASKTYLSATPIEHEFLLDELQTMPQTKII
- a CDS encoding DUF1573 domain-containing protein codes for the protein MSAKRIILLIIAAFAAFSASAQARLVFEPDTWDFGTIRESDGRVSHTFTGVNRGDKPLVILDVVTSCGCTVPEFSRQPITPGGKTQVTVTYDPMNRPGTFTKELWVYSNERKKVASITVQGNVTPREKSLEELYPVDAGGGLRLATTLSAFSYIYQGRQVQGSIGYANASDRTVRLSLRPQGESGLLRVDAPQRIAPGQRGEINLSYLIPADKPRYGTLRDALEVAVDGRSNGTTIVAHGIGVDARPADATQKAPRAEFSENILKFGPVKQTGPRQKLSFTLSNTGDAPLIVRAVEGEGHVATTLSPGRTVAPGDSFRAEVLLDPATQDFGVLTEHLVVVTNDPVRPMRRLRITAIIED